TATGAAGCGAAGGTGGAAGGGCTCGCGCGCAGCAGCCTGGTCCAGCAGGGGGGCGAGCTGGCGTACCTGATTCGACACGATCCGGAGTTTCGCGGCGTGCGCCGGGCGCACCTCGCCGAGGCGGGGCGGCGTGTTCGGTTGAAGGGGGCGATCCCGGCGCTGGTGCAGTTCCTCGAGCGTGGCTTCGACGACGCCCGTTTCTCGTTCTACGTGATCTCGGCGGCGCCTCGCGACGTGGTGGAGGCGGCGCTCGAGGGGATCGTGAAGCCGGAGCACATCATCGCGACCGAATTCGATTTCGAGCCGGGCTCGGGAGAGGTCCGGGCGGTGCGTCGCGTCGCGGCGGGCTACGGCAAGGTGGCGGCGATCGAAGAGCTCGAGCGCACGCTCGGCATCCCCCCCGATCGTGTCGTGTACGTGGGCGACGGAAGCTCCGACGTGCATGTGATGCTCCACGTGAACAACCGCGATGGGCTCACGATTGCCGTGTCGGAGAACCGCCAGTTGGCGCGCATCGCCAAGCGCACGGTCCTGAGCGACAGCGCCTTCCCGGTCCTCATCCCGATCATGGAGCAGGTCTTTCACTGGAAGCCGGCGGCGATCCGTGCGCTGTTCGAGGTCAACGGCTTCACCCTCAGCGACTGGGAGCGGGAGCGCACGGATCGGGTGACGGTCTCCTCACCCGGCGGGGAGACGGGGCGCGAGGCGGCATGACGATGCTCTCCGCGTACGTGACGCCCTACCTCGGCTGGATGGCGACGATCGTCTTCACGGCGTCGTACTTCGCGCGACGCGCCGAGACCCTGCGCGTGCTGCAGATGGCGGGGGCGACGCTCTGGCTGCTGTATGGCGTGGCGATTCGCGCGACCCCGGTGATCGTGGCCAACGTGCTGGTGCTGGGGGCGGCGACGTGGACGACGCTGGCGCCGCGTGTGGCGCGCGGTGGGGCGGTGCGTGGGGAGGGCGTACGCTGAGCGTCGTTAGTCGCTGATGCCGTCGCGCCTGCGGACGGCCATCATGCTCCCCTGCATGGCGGCGATGAGGCGCGGCACCTCGCCGTCCACGGCGAACGCCTCGCCTCGGCGTGCAGGAAGCCGTGCTGTCGCAGCAGCGCATCGTTGCGGCTGACGGTGATCGCCACGAGCCCCGGAGCGACGCGCTGAACCGCCGCGCCCAGGTGCGCCATGAACGATTGCCGGGCGAAGGAGCGCCTGACGCGCTCCTGGACGGTCACGCCGCGGTTCCCAGGACGTCGCCCACGGCGATGCCGCGTCCCTGCGCCCAATCGAGCGAGGCGAGCCGGCGCTTGCCGGCGGGGTGCACGTAGGCGATGCGCACCCCCCCCGCCCCGCAGGCGACCAGCATCCCGCTCTCGTCGATGCCGAGCACGGTCCCGGGCTCCCCCTGCGCATCCATGGCCACGCGCACGCCGTACAGCTTGACGTCGAGGCCACGGAGCGTGGTGAAGGCCCCTGGTCGCGGGTCGTAGGCGCGGATGCGGCGCGACACCGCGTGGCCGTCCTGCGTCCAGTCCACCTGGGCCTGCTCACGCTCGACCTTCGAGGCGAAGGTGACGAGCGCCTCGTCCTGTGGCACCTCGGTGACGGGGCCGAGGGACAGGAGGGTGAGCGCCTCGACGATGGCCAGGGCGCCGAGCTCGGACAGTCGCAGCTGCAACTCGCCGTAGGTCTCGTCGTCGAGGATCGGGGTGGGGACCTGGAGCAGCACGTTGCCCGCATCCATGCGCTTCACCATGCGCATGATCGAGATCCCGGTGTCGGCATCGCCGGCGAGCAGTGCCGCTTGGATCGGGGCGGCGCCACGCCAGCGTGGGAGGAGCGAGGCGTGGATGTTGAGCGTGCCTAACGGCGGGAGGTCGATGACCGACGTGGGGAGGAGGTGCCCGTAGGCGACCACGACGGAGAGGTCCGGAGCGAGCGACCGCAGGGCGCGCTCGAAGTCGTCGCCGCGCGGCTTCTCCGGCTGCAGCACCGGGAGTCCCTCCTCCTCGGCGATGACCTTGACGGGGGACGGGACGAGCACGGAGCGCGATCGCCCCTGCGGTTTGTCGGGCTGGGTGACGACTCCGACGACGTCATAGCCCTCGCCCAGCAGGGCGCGGAGCGGCGGGCAGGCGAAGTCGGGGGTCCCCCAGAACAGGACGCGCATCTACAGGCGCTCGTCGTCGTGCTCGTGGTCCTCGCGCAGGCGCTTGACCACGTCGGGGGTCAGCTCGCGCACGAGGTCCGGATACTTCGACTTCTGCAGTTCCCACTTGGCGATGGCCGCGCGCCGCTTGAGGAACGACAGGTAGTCGATGAACAGCTTGCCGTGCAGGTGGTCGATCTCGTGCTGCAGGCAGCGGGCGAGGAGTCCGTCGGCTGCAATCTCGAAGTGCTTGCCGTGGCGGTCCATCGCGTGGACGACGACCTGTGTGGAGCGCTCGACCTCGCCATAGATCTCGGGGATCGACAGGCACCCTTCTTCGTCCTTGGCGCTCCCGCTCTCCTCGACGATCTCGGGGTTGATGATGACGTACTGCTCCCCCTCGATCTCGATGACCGCCAGGCGTTCACTGCGCCCCACCTGCGGGGCGGCGAGGCCGATCCCCTGGGCGGCGTGCATCGTCTCGAACATGTCGTCGATGAGCAGCTGCAACTCATCGGTGATCTCGGCCACCGGAGTCGTCTCGACCCGCAAGATCGACGAGCCGAGGACCTGGATCTTCAACAGGCTCACGGTGTGGGGGCGGCTGAGGGTTCACCGGAGAGGACGCGTGCCACCTTGCCACGCTCGACCACGACGCGCGACTCCCCGCTCTTGATCGTGATGTGATCGTCCATCGACTTCTCCGCGGCCCCGTCCTTCGCGGATTCCTTGATGTGCATGACCTCGCCGACGAGGCCGCCGGCGGTCACGACCGTGTCGCCACGCTTGAGGGCACGCAGGCGGGCCTCGTGTTCCTTCCGCTGCTTCTGCTGCGGGCGAATCATGAGGAAGTAGAAGATCCCGAAGATCGCCGCGATCTGGAACAGGAAGGGGAGGAGCGGCGAGGATGCACCGGCCGCCTGCAGCAGGAACGGCACGGGGAGCATGGAGACGATCATTGCGGAGGGGTGGCGCGGGACGTCAGGCGAAGGAGCCAGTCGCTGCTCCACGACTCGAAGCGGTGCTCGAGGATCGCGAGGCGCGCCTGGCGCATGAGGGAGAGGAGGAAATGTACATTGTGCAAGGAAAGGAGGCGCAGTCCCAGGATCTCGTCGCTCACATAGAGGTGGCGCAGGTAGGCGCGTGAGAAGCGGCTGCAGGTGGCGCAGTCGCAGGCGGGATCGAGGGGGCGCGGGTCGGCGCGCAGGTCGTTGCGCTTGACATTGAGCCGCCCCTCGCTGGTGAAGGCGGTCCCGTTGCGCCCCATGCGGGTGGGGGCGACGCAGTCGAAGAGGTCGACGCCGCGTCTGACCCCCTCGATGAGGTCTTCGGGGAAGCCGACGCCCATCAGGTACCGCGGACGGTCGACCGGGAGCTCGGGATCGACCACGTCGAGCATGGCGTACATGTCGGGCTTGGCCTCGCCCACCGAGAGCCCCCCGATTCCGTAGCCGACCCACTCGCCGGCGCTGCGGATGGCGCGTGCGGCCTCGCGCCGCAGCTCGGGGTGGATACCGCCCTGCACGATGGGGAAGAGTGCCTGCGGGGTGCCGTGCGGATCGCCCTGCTCGCGCTGCAGACGCTCGAACTCGCTGCGGCAGCGGTCGAGCCAGCGCAGCGAGCGCTCGCTGGCGTCGCGCGCGGCGGCGAGTTCGGACTGCCCCGGGATGACGTGATCGAACTGCATGATGACGTCGGCGCCGAGGTTGCGTTCGATCTGCATGACGCGCTCTGGCGTGAAGAAACGCTTCGAGCCGTCGATGTGCGAGCGAAACTCCGCCCCTTCCTCGGTGATGGTGCGTAGCGTCTCGAGCGAGAAGACCTGGAAGCCGCCGGAGTCGGTGAGGATGGGGCGGTCCCACTGCATGAAGCGATGGAGTCCCCCCATGTCTCGCACGAGCTCATCGCCGGGGCGCAGGTGCAAGTGATAGGCGTTGGCGAGGATCATCTGCGCGCCCGCGGCGCGCAGGTCGTCGGGGTCGAGCGCCTTGACGGTGGCGAGCGTCCCCACCGGCATGAAGATCGGCGTCTCGACGACGCCGTGCGGCGTGCTGAAGCGGGCCGCGCGCGCGTGTCCGTCGGTGGCGAGGCGCTCGAAGGAGAACGAGGTGTCGGTCACCGATCAGCGCGCCGGCGTGGTGACGGTGACGTGCGCGCGGTCGCCGTCGCAGCGATAGGCGATGCCGACCGGCTCGCGGTGCGCCTTGGGGGCCGCCGCGAACTTGAGCTGCGCCGCGACGGTGCCGAAGACGCCATCGAGCAGCGGATCGGGGGTGCCCCGTACCAGCTCGGCACGCGTGGCGGTGCCGCTGGTGTCGACGTCGACGACAAAGCGTGCGCTGCCAGTGTCGGGGTGCTGTGCCTTGCGCAGCGCCTCGCACTGGAGCCGCACGTACTCGGCGAGCACCGGCTCGGCCGTCGTCGTGGTGTACGTCGGGTTGGCGGGCGACGGGAGCCAGGCGCGCGTGGTGGTGGTGACGCACGCTGCGGCCACGGCGCACAGCGCCAGCCTAGAGAATGACCATCGCATCGCCATAGGAGTAGAAGCGGTAGCCGTCGCGCACCGCGGTGCGGTAGGCGTCCATGATGAGCTCGTGGCCGGCAAAGGCGGCGACGAGCATGAGGAGCGTGGAGCGCGGCAGGTGGAAGTTGGTGACCAGGTGATCCACCGCGCGAAACGTGTAGGGCGGATAGATGAAGATCGAGGTCTCGCCTTCGCTGGCGTGAAAGCTCCCGTGCGCGTCGACGTTGGACTCGAGCGTGCGCACGGAGGTGGTGCCCACGGCCCAGAGGCGCGCGCCGTCGGCGCGTGCCGCGTTGAGCTGGCTCGCGGTGGCGGCGTCGAGGCGATACCACTCCTCGTGCATCACGTGCTGCGTGACGTCGTCGACCTCGACCGGCTTGAACGTCCCGGCGCCCACGTGCAGCACGACGTCCGCCAGCTGCACACCCTGACTCGTCAGGCGCGCGAGCAGTTCGGGGGTGAAGTGGAGTCCGGCGGTGGGGGCGGCGACGGAGCCGGCCTCCCGGGCATACACCGTCTGGTAGCGCTCCACATCGGCACCGGCGTCGGCACGATGGATGTAGGGGGGGAGCGGGATGTGGCCGTGCGCCTCGATGGCGGCGCTGTCGTCGAGCGCGCAGGCCAGCCGCACGATGCGGGTGCGGCGCTCGGTGACCGACTCGATGTGCACGTCGAATCCCGGCGCCACGTGCACCACGCGCCCCGGGCGCAGCTTGCCGCCCGGGTGGATCATCGCTTCCCAGCGGTGATCGCCTAACGGCTTGAGCAGCATGACTTCGGCAGGGGCGCCGGAGTCGCGCGTGCCAAGGAGGCGGGCGCGAATGACGCGCGTGGTGTTGCGCACGAGGACGTCGCCCGCCGGGACGTACTCGGCGAGGTCGGCGAAGGTGCGGTGCGTGATGCGACCGGTGGCACGATCGACGACCATCAGGCGCGACGCATCGCGCCGGTCGCTGGGCGACTGGGCGATGGACGACTCCGGGAGCTCGAAGTCGAAGGCGGCGGTGGGATAGGTCGGTATGCGCATGCGATCGGGGTGTCACGCAAAATCGCCGGGTGCGTCGGCTCGTCCAAGCCCGTGCACCCGGCGAATGTCACGCGGGGGAGCCGCTGGCTAGCCCTGCAGCAGCTTGAGCAGCGTGTCGGTCGATGCCTTGGCGTCGCCGTAGAGCATGCGCGTCTTGGGCTTGAAGAAGAGCGGATTCTCCACACCGGCGTAGCCGGCCCCCTTGCCGCGCTTGAAGACGATGCAGCTCTCGGCGTCCCAGGCGTGCAGCACCGGCATCCCGGCGATCGGCGAGCTGGGATCGTCCAGCGCGCTGGGGTTCACGATGTCGTTGGCCCCGATCACGAGGACGACGTCGGTCTCGGGGAAGTCGGCGTTGATCTCGTCCATCTCGAGGACGATGTCGTACGGGACGTTGGCTTCGGCGAGCAGGACGTTCATGTGCCCCGGGAGGCGTCCGGCCACCGGGTGAATCGCGAAGCGCACGCTGGTCCCTTGCTTGCGCAGGACCTCGACGATCTGGCGGAGCGGATGTTGCGCGTGCGCCACCGCCATGCCGTAGCCGGGGACGATGATGACCGAGCGTGCCTGCTTGAGCTGATCGGCCACTTCTTCGGCGGAGGTGGCGACCATCTCGCCTTCCACCACGGCACCGCCAGCCGGCGCGGCCCCTTCGTCGGCACCGAAGCCGCCCAGGATGACCGAGACGAACGAGCGGTTCATCGCCCGGCACATGATGTACGACAGGATTGCACCTGACGAACCCACCAGCGCGCCGGTGATGATCAGCAGGTCGTTGTTGAGCATGAAGCCCGCCGCCGACGCCGCCCATCCCGAGTAGCTGTTGAGCATCGAGACGACGACCGGCATGTCGGCGCCGCCGATGGCCATCACGAGGTGAATGCCGATGACGCCCGAGATGGCCGTCATGATCAGGAGCGACTGCAGCGCCTGCGGGCCGTCCTGCACGAAGACGACGCCGAGATACAGCGACGCGACGAGCATGGCCACGTTGAGCAGGTGGCGACCCGGGAGGAGGAGCGGCTTGCTGCGAATGACCCCCTGCAGCTTGCCCCACGCGATCACCGAGCCGGTGAAGGTGAGGGCGCCGATGAAGACACCGAGGAAGGTCTCGACGGCGTGCACCGTCTTTTCGGCCCCGGTGAGCTGCTCGAGCGGGCCGAGGTGCGACGAGACGCCGACGAGCACGGCGGCCGCCCCAACGAACGAGTGCAGGATGGCGACGAGCTGCGGCATCGACGTCATCTGGACGCGGGCCGCGAGGACCGCGCCAATGCCGCCGGCGACGATGATGGCGCCGATGAGGAGCGGCGAAGTGATGATCTGCGCCTGGATCGCGACCGCCAGGACGGCGATCGCCATCCCGATGGCGCCGTACGTGTTGCCGCGCTTGGCCGTCTCGGGATGCGAGAGCCCCTTGAGGCTCAGGATGAAGAGAACGGCTGCGCCGATGTAGGCGGAGTTGAGGAGGGAGTCGCTCACCGGTGGAACATCCTCAGCATGCGCTGCGTGACGAGGAAACCGCCGGCGATGTTGATCGTGGCGAGGACGACGGCGGCGAGTCCGACGAGGGAGGCTGCGGAGCTTCCCTTCACCTGCAGCATGCCGCCGATGACGATGATGCCGCTGATGGCGTTGGTGACGCTCATGAGCGGGGTGTGCAGCGCCGGCGTCACGCTCCAGATGACCTGGTAGCCGATGAAGCAGGCGAGGACGAAGACGGTGAAGTGCGTGATGAACGAGGCCGGCGCGGCGTAGCCGACGGCGAGCAGCGCCAGTCCGGCGACCAGGAGTCCCCAGCGCCCGAAGGCGGAGGATTCACCCGACGGTGCACCGTGACCGTGGCCGTGCCCCTGTCCGTGCGCCGGAGCCTTGGGCGCCGCCGCGACCACCGCCGCGGGAGGCGGAGAGGCCGGCGCTGGCGGCGGCCACTTCATCTCGCCCGCCTTGAGCACCGTCATCGGCCGCACGATGTCGTTCTGGTCGCTGACCGAGAACTTTTCGGCGCCCCCCATCTCCTCGAGGAGGTGGGTGATGTTGGTGGCGTAGAGTGTCGAGGCCTGCTGCGCCATGCGCGACGGGAGGTCGGTGTAGCCGATGACCGTCACGCCGTTGACGTCGACCGCCTTGTCGCGCTGCGTGAGTTCGCAGTTGCCCCCCTGTTCGGCGGCGAGGTCGACGACCACCGATCCGCGCTTCATCGCCCGCACCATTTCGGCGGTGATGAGCGTGGGGGCCTTCTTTCCCGGGATGAGCGCGGTAGTGACGATGATGTCGACTTCCTTGGCCTGCGCCAGGAAGAGCGCCATCTCCGCCTCGATGAACGCGGGGCTCATCTCCTTGGCGTAGCCGCCGGTACCGCTGCCGTCTTCGTCGAGGTTGATCTCGAGGAACTCGGCGCCCATCGAGACCACCTGCTCCTTGGCCGCGGGGCGCGTGTCGAACGCGCGGACGATGGCGCCGAGGGCGCGCGCCGCACCGATGGCCGCGAGGCCGGCGACGCCGGCCCCGATCACGAGCACCTTGCAGGGGTGGATCTTGCCAGCGGCGGTCGATTGGCCACGCAGCGGGCGCTGCATGACGTTGACCGCCTCGACGATCGCCCGGTATCCCGAGAGATTCCCCATCGACGACAGCGCGTCGACCTTCTGCGCGCGCGTCGTACGCGGGACCTGATCCATCGCGATGGCATTCACGCCACGCGCCGCCAGCTTCTGCACGGTCTCGCCGTTGAAGGCGGGGTACAGGTAGCTGATGATGGTCTGGGAGCCGTTGAGCCGCCCGACTTCGTCGTCAGCGGGGGGGCGGATCTTGGCGATGACGTCGCTCGCCCAGACGCTCTCGGAGGGGGTGATCGTGGCGCCGGCCGCGACGTAGGACTCATCGTCGAAGCCTGCGGCGAGTCCGGCGTCGTGCTCGACTTCGACCGCGAAGCCGAGCTTGGCCAGCTTCTTCACCGAATCGGGAGTAGCGGCGACCCGGCGCTCGCCGGGGAATCGCTCCCGTGGGATGCCAACTTTCATGAAGGAGTTATCGCGCAAGGTGGGGCAATGCCCATGCGAGGGTGAGCGCACCGATCGGTGGGCGCACGCGATTCGCTGGGCGAGGGCGTAGAACGAGACCGCCTGCTCCGCACCGTCGCTGGGAAACTGGTATCCCGGTTCCAGCGAGCGGCGCAGAAAGCTCGCCTGACGGTCCCACACTCGACAAGAGAGGGGACGAATTGGCGCTCGATTTCCAGTCTCGGCCGCGCGTCGCGGGCGCAATATCGCGTCGATGTGTGAACAGGTCGGATCAGTGCCGCGCGTGCAACGCCGACCCGAGCTGGCACGGCGACGCTAGAACAGCTCCGACTGCGCTTCGGACGACGTCGGCGGGGAGAAGCCGAAGTGTCGATAGGCGAGCGCGGTGGCCACGCGTCCGCGGGGCGTACGCTGCAGAAAGCCGTTCTGCACGAGGAAGGGCTCGTACACTTCCTCGATGGTCCCGGTGTCCTCGGCGACGGCGGCTGCGATCGAGCCCACGCCGACCGGCCCCCCTTCGAACTTCTCGATGATCGCGCGCAAGATGCGCGCATCCATGTCGTCGAGGCCGAACTGGTCGACGTCGAGCAGCTGCAACGCCGCGTCGGCGACCGCGCAGGAGATGACCCCGTCGGCGCGCACCTGCGCGTAGTCGCGCACGCGACGCAGCAGGCGGTTGGCGATGCGCGGCGTCCCGCGGGCGCGGCGGGCGATCTCGTGTGCTCCCTCGGCGTCGATCTCGACCTGCAGGACCTCGGCGGTGCGTCGCACGATGTGCTCGAGGTCCTCCGCCGGGTAGTAGTTGAGGCGCTGCACGATGCCGAAGCGGGCGCGCATGGGCGGCGTGAGCATCCCCTGGCGCGTGGTGGCGCCGATGAGGGTGAAGCGCTCGATCGGCATGGTGATCGTCTGCGCCTTGGGGCCCTCGGAGAGCCGGATGTCGATGCGGTAGTCCTCCATCGCGGGATAGAGGAATTCCTCGATGACCGGCTTGAGGCGATGGATCTCGTCGATGAAGAGGATGTCCCCTTCGCGCAGGTTGGTGAGCGTGCCGACGAGGTCACCTGGCTTCTCGAGCGCCGGGCCGGACGTCGTGCGGATGTTGACGCCCAGTTCGCGCGCGATGAGTTCGGCCAGGGTGGTCTTGCCGAGTCCCGGCGGACCGAAGAAGAGGGTGTGGTCGAGCGGCTCCCGGCGATTCAGGGCGGCATCGATGTAGATGCGGAGGCTCTCCTTCACCTTCGTCTGCCCGATGAACTCCCCGAGTCGCTGCGGCCGGAGCGATAGCTCGACCGGCCCTTCCTCGGGGAGTTCGTCGGGCGTGGTGATTTCTCGAGACACGGAATCGGACGGGGGACGGGGGGACGAAGGACAGGCGACGGGACGCCAGGCGGGGTCGCGGCGCGTCCTGCTGCGACTCCCGTCCAAGAGCTCACAAACACGTGCACTTCACCAGTGGTGCTACGCGAATCGCGGCGGGCGCAGCGCCCGCAGGAATATAGCCCGAAAATACGCCGAATTCGAAGATTGGAGTTCTGTGACCTCGCCATGCGGCGGGCGTCGTTCTTCTGTGAATTTCGTCCCGGTCCTGGCGATTGCGTTGGTGCTCGCGTTGGCGTCCGTGGCCGTCCTCGTGGTGCGCGCACAGCAGTCTCGCGACGAGGCGGCGTCGACGCGAGCGAGCGAGGCGCGATTTCGCTCCTTGGTGCAGCTCTCCTCCGATGTCACCCTCATCGTCGATGCCGGCGGGGTGATTCGATTTGCGTCGCCGGCGGCCGCCCATACGTTCGGGCGTCCGGCGACGTCGCTGGAGGGGGTCGCCCTGCCGGCGCTGGTACATCCGGACGACTTGCCGCAGGCCACGCGGTTCCTCGCCTCGCTGGGGACGTCGCGCGGGCGGAGTGCGGCGGAGTGGCGCATCCGGGGATCGTCGGGGATGTGGCAGTGGACGGAGAACATCGCCACCGACCTGCACCACGAGCCGTCGGTGAACGGGGTGGTGGTCAATGTGCGCGACATCTCGGAGCGGCGGTCGCTCGAGTCGCGGCTGACGCACCAGGCGTTTCACGACGCGCTGACCCGGCTCGCCAACCGCTCGCTCTTCCTGAACCGGGTGGGGCACGCCGTGGCGCGTGCGCCGCGGCACCATCGACCGTCGGCGGTGCTCTTCCTCGACCTCGACGACTTCAAGAAGGTCAACGACTCGTTAGGGCACGGCGTGGGCGACGAACTCCTGATTGCGGGGGCGGCGCGCCTGTCCACGTGCGTGCGCCCGGGGGACACCATCGCGCGACTGGGCGGTGACGAGTTCGCCGTGCTTCTCGAGGACCTGGACGACATGGCGCACGCGGAGGCTATCGCGGAGCGCATCTCGACGGCGCTGCGGACGCCGTTCCGGATGCAGGGGCGCGACGTCTTCATCGGGGTGAGCATCGGGATTGCGGCGGTCGAGGCCAGCCACACCGCGGAGGAGGTACTGCGCAACGCCGATCTCGCGATGTACTTCGCGAAGGGACGAGACAAGGGGCGGTGGGCGATCTACGCCCCGGCGATGCACGAACAGGTGCTCGACCGGCTGGAGCTCGAGGCCGACCTGCGCGCGGCGGTCGCGTCGGGGGACATCCGGGTGGAGTACCAGCCGATCGTCCATCTGGCGACGGGGGCGATGTTCGGGGCCGAGGCGCTGGTCCGCTGGCGCCACCCGTCGCGAGGGCACGTGAGCCCGTCGCGGTTCGTGGCGATCGCCGAGGAGACCGGGCTGATCGTCCCGATCGGGCGCGGGGTGTTGCAGGAGGCGTGTCATCGTGCGCGGGAGTGGGGGGAGCGCCGGCGCGGCGCGCGCGCGCTGCGGATGTCGGTCAACCTCTCGGGGCGACACTTCCAGGAGCAGTCGCTGGTGGGTGACGTGGAGGAGGCGCTGCGCGACTCGGGGCTCGACCCGGCGGCGTTGACGCTGGAGATCACCGAGTCGGTGCTGATGCAGCGCTCGGAGGCGACGCTCGAGACGCTGCGCCAGCTCAAGACGCTCGGATTGCAGCTGGCGATTGACGACTTCGGCACCGGCTATTCGTCGCTGGGGTACCTGCAGCAGTTCCCGATCGACATGCTGAAGATCGACCGCACCTTCGTCGATGCCGTCGGGACGAGCGGGGGCGACCCGGTGCTGGCGCGGGCGATCATCGCGCTTGGCCAGGCGTTGCAGCTGGATGCGGTGGCCGAGGGGATCGAGCGCGCCGAGCAGCGGGACGGACTGCGCGCGATGGGATGCACGCTCGGGCAGGGGTACCTCTTCGCCCGCCCCATGGCGGCGGACGATCTCGCCGCCTTCGTCCGCGAACCGGTGCGCGGGCCGTCGGTCGTGGAGATGTATGCGCCCGATCGGGGGCGTCGGCGTCACGCGTCGGGGGTGCCGGACGAGCGGTCGTAGGGCGCGCTCGCCCGCGCGCTCGGCGTGCCGGGGGAGCGGAGGGGAACACTCCAGTTCGCGGTTCGCGCGGTCGAGAATCACAGGTGCGTCATGCCTGATTCTCCCTACTCTCCGCGCCCCCCGCGACTTCGGCGTCTCTTCGCCTCGTCCACCATGGACAGTGCGGTGGGGAGCGCCGGCATTGCCATGCACGTGCTGGTCGTGCTGGCGCTGCAGCTCACGCCCGGGGTGACGTGGCAGGGGCGTCACACGGTGCAGGTGGTAGCCGAGATCGCCTCGTTCGGACTCCTGTCGTTCGTGGCGTGGCGCGCCGCGACTGACGCGCGCGTCGACGCAGGAGGGCGCCTCGCCTGGCGATCACTGGCCATCGCGGTGTCGGCGCAGTGGGCGGCGTACGCCGCGTACGGCGTGGCGGAGGTTCGGGGCGACGCCCCGTTGATGCGTGCGGTGTCGGACGCCGTGTACCTGCTCTCCTATCCGTTCCTGCTGGTGGGGTTGTTGCGCTTCCCGCGCCCGGTACCGGAGCGTCCGCGGCGTGCGATACACTCGCTCGATGCCGCGATAGTCGTGGTGGCCGGGGGGGTGGTCCTCCTGCACCTCGCGTTGCTTCCCGGGGCAGTCGAGTCGGCCGCGACGTCCCGGGAGGTCCTGGCCTACGCTGCCGTGTACCCGTTAGGCGACGCGATCATGCTGGTGGGGGCGACGGTGCTGTGGCTGCGCGAACCCTCCGATGCGCGGCGGGGCGTGGTGACGCTGCTGGGGATTTCGCTCCTCGTGCTGCTGGTGGCTGATGGCGTGTACGCGTACCGCATCGGATACCGGACGTACCAGACCGGGAGCTTCCTCGACGTGCTGTGGGCCACCTCGGCACTGCTGATGGCGGTGGCGGCGCATTGGCAGCGGGTCTCGGCACGGTCGCCGGCGGGGCACGAGGTGTCGGCCCCGCCGGGGCTGCACCAGCCCGCGCTTCCCTACCTTGCGAGCGCCATCGTCTTCGCGCTCCTGCTCATGGTGGCGACGCGGGACTCGGGGACGGCCACGCGCGTGCTGGCGGGGGGGGCGACGCTCGTGACCGCGCTCGTCCTCGCGCGGCAGTGGGTGGCGGTGCGCGAGAACGTGCGGCTGGCGGGTGACGCCCTCGCGCGCGAGGGGGAGGCACGCTTTCGCGCGTTGGTGCAGCACGCGTCGGACATGCTGCTGATCATCGACGGGGACTTCGCGGTACGGTACGCGAGTCCGGCGGCCCTGGACGCGCTGGGGACGCCGGCCGGGGCGCTCGTTGGCTCCCGCCTGCTCGAGTTGGTGCACCCCGCGGACGTCGGGGACGCCTTGCGGCTGCTGGGGCGCGCGGTGGCCAGCGGGCGGGAGTCGGTGCGCGGCGAGTGGCGCTTCCGGGCGACCGACGGGCGCACGATCCACGCGGAACACGTGGCGACCAGCCTGTTGGACGAGCCGACGG
The window above is part of the Gemmatimonadota bacterium genome. Proteins encoded here:
- a CDS encoding haloacid dehalogenase-like hydrolase, translating into MTVSTTTRHFLLASDFDQTLSFNDSGHVLAELLGISGYEAKVEGLARSSLVQQGGELAYLIRHDPEFRGVRRAHLAEAGRRVRLKGAIPALVQFLERGFDDARFSFYVISAAPRDVVEAALEGIVKPEHIIATEFDFEPGSGEVRAVRRVAAGYGKVAAIEELERTLGIPPDRVVYVGDGSSDVHVMLHVNNRDGLTIAVSENRQLARIAKRTVLSDSAFPVLIPIMEQVFHWKPAAIRALFEVNGFTLSDWERERTDRVTVSSPGGETGREAA
- a CDS encoding methionyl-tRNA formyltransferase — translated: MRVLFWGTPDFACPPLRALLGEGYDVVGVVTQPDKPQGRSRSVLVPSPVKVIAEEEGLPVLQPEKPRGDDFERALRSLAPDLSVVVAYGHLLPTSVIDLPPLGTLNIHASLLPRWRGAAPIQAALLAGDADTGISIMRMVKRMDAGNVLLQVPTPILDDETYGELQLRLSELGALAIVEALTLLSLGPVTEVPQDEALVTFASKVEREQAQVDWTQDGHAVSRRIRAYDPRPGAFTTLRGLDVKLYGVRVAMDAQGEPGTVLGIDESGMLVACGAGGVRIAYVHPAGKRRLASLDWAQGRGIAVGDVLGTAA
- the def gene encoding peptide deformylase, which translates into the protein MSLLKIQVLGSSILRVETTPVAEITDELQLLIDDMFETMHAAQGIGLAAPQVGRSERLAVIEIEGEQYVIINPEIVEESGSAKDEEGCLSIPEIYGEVERSTQVVVHAMDRHGKHFEIAADGLLARCLQHEIDHLHGKLFIDYLSFLKRRAAIAKWELQKSKYPDLVRELTPDVVKRLREDHEHDDERL
- the yajC gene encoding preprotein translocase subunit YajC, producing the protein MLPVPFLLQAAGASSPLLPFLFQIAAIFGIFYFLMIRPQQKQRKEHEARLRALKRGDTVVTAGGLVGEVMHIKESAKDGAAEKSMDDHITIKSGESRVVVERGKVARVLSGEPSAAPTP
- the tgt gene encoding tRNA guanosine(34) transglycosylase Tgt, which codes for MTDTSFSFERLATDGHARAARFSTPHGVVETPIFMPVGTLATVKALDPDDLRAAGAQMILANAYHLHLRPGDELVRDMGGLHRFMQWDRPILTDSGGFQVFSLETLRTITEEGAEFRSHIDGSKRFFTPERVMQIERNLGADVIMQFDHVIPGQSELAAARDASERSLRWLDRCRSEFERLQREQGDPHGTPQALFPIVQGGIHPELRREAARAIRSAGEWVGYGIGGLSVGEAKPDMYAMLDVVDPELPVDRPRYLMGVGFPEDLIEGVRRGVDLFDCVAPTRMGRNGTAFTSEGRLNVKRNDLRADPRPLDPACDCATCSRFSRAYLRHLYVSDEILGLRLLSLHNVHFLLSLMRQARLAILEHRFESWSSDWLLRLTSRATPPQ
- the queA gene encoding tRNA preQ1(34) S-adenosylmethionine ribosyltransferase-isomerase QueA, with amino-acid sequence MRIPTYPTAAFDFELPESSIAQSPSDRRDASRLMVVDRATGRITHRTFADLAEYVPAGDVLVRNTTRVIRARLLGTRDSGAPAEVMLLKPLGDHRWEAMIHPGGKLRPGRVVHVAPGFDVHIESVTERRTRIVRLACALDDSAAIEAHGHIPLPPYIHRADAGADVERYQTVYAREAGSVAAPTAGLHFTPELLARLTSQGVQLADVVLHVGAGTFKPVEVDDVTQHVMHEEWYRLDAATASQLNAARADGARLWAVGTTSVRTLESNVDAHGSFHASEGETSIFIYPPYTFRAVDHLVTNFHLPRSTLLMLVAAFAGHELIMDAYRTAVRDGYRFYSYGDAMVIL